The following proteins come from a genomic window of Halorussus halophilus:
- a CDS encoding MATE family efflux transporter, protein MAEQTLRTLMRTTDILVTALFSPAAVAAIGLADLYARLPLRIGLGLGGGAVALSSQDTGSDALANRDEAITQAILVSALAGIPFVLFGAFLSEQAISILGAPTAVAAMGGTYLTIIFATAPARHVALVAARSLQGTGDTRTPMYVNVVSNLLNISLTAALGLGLGPFPRWEIVGVGVATAFGNLFTALALVLAIRGRWTAASFARPTDGTITRQLLTISAPKIVEGLVATVAEFPFNAILLSFGTEVNAAYQIGRRMYQQVTGPLSRGYSVASSVVVGQALGAGDPDRARFEGWATAALGLLTVGTVGVVLFFAAEWFVRLFTDDAATRAYAIDFAKVYGLSAPFLVLFVVLSGSLQGGSDTRTPFVARTTGMVGFMVGLSWLVGVYLGYGVVGTYAGIFCYYVWMTLLVGAGFQWGDWATRAADMMAERGSGEATETPE, encoded by the coding sequence ATGGCCGAGCAGACGCTCCGCACGCTGATGCGGACCACCGACATTCTCGTCACCGCACTCTTCTCGCCCGCCGCCGTCGCGGCCATCGGTCTCGCGGACCTCTACGCGCGCCTGCCGCTCCGCATCGGCCTCGGACTCGGCGGCGGTGCAGTCGCGCTCTCCAGTCAGGACACGGGGAGTGATGCTCTCGCCAACCGCGACGAGGCGATTACGCAGGCGATACTCGTCAGCGCGCTCGCGGGGATTCCGTTCGTCCTCTTCGGCGCGTTCCTGAGCGAGCAAGCAATCTCCATCCTCGGCGCGCCAACTGCGGTCGCCGCGATGGGGGGCACCTACCTCACCATCATCTTCGCCACCGCGCCCGCGCGACACGTCGCGCTCGTCGCCGCGCGCTCGTTGCAGGGAACCGGCGACACCCGGACGCCGATGTACGTCAACGTCGTCTCGAACCTGCTCAACATCTCGCTGACGGCCGCGCTCGGTCTCGGTCTGGGACCGTTCCCGCGCTGGGAAATCGTCGGCGTCGGGGTCGCCACCGCGTTCGGGAACCTCTTCACCGCCCTCGCGTTGGTTTTGGCTATCCGCGGGCGGTGGACCGCCGCGTCGTTCGCGCGTCCTACGGACGGCACCATCACGCGACAACTGCTGACCATCAGCGCGCCCAAAATCGTGGAGGGTCTCGTGGCCACCGTCGCGGAGTTCCCCTTCAACGCCATCCTGCTCTCGTTCGGCACCGAGGTCAACGCCGCCTACCAAATCGGTCGCCGGATGTACCAGCAGGTCACCGGCCCGCTCTCGCGGGGCTACAGTGTCGCCTCCAGCGTGGTCGTCGGGCAGGCACTCGGCGCGGGCGACCCGGACCGGGCACGCTTCGAGGGATGGGCTACGGCCGCTCTCGGACTGCTGACGGTCGGAACGGTCGGCGTCGTGCTCTTCTTCGCGGCTGAGTGGTTCGTCCGACTCTTCACCGACGACGCCGCGACCCGCGCGTACGCCATCGATTTCGCCAAAGTGTACGGGCTCTCCGCGCCGTTTCTCGTCCTGTTCGTCGTCCTCTCGGGGTCGCTACAGGGCGGGAGCGACACTCGGACGCCCTTCGTCGCTCGCACGACGGGTATGGTCGGGTTCATGGTAGGTCTCTCGTGGCTGGTCGGCGTTTACCTCGGATACGGTGTCGTTGGCACCTACGCGGGCATCTTCTGCTACTACGTCTGGATGACACTTCTCGTGGGCGCGGGGTTCCAGTGGGGCGACTGGGCGACTCGCGCCGCCGACATGATGGCCGAACGCGGAAGCGGGGAAGCGACTGAGACGCCAGAGTGA
- a CDS encoding class I SAM-dependent methyltransferase translates to MVEKDAVRRSYDELAETYAAYRSENGVGMDVLAEFLDSLAELESERDSYSILDAGCGQGTPILRRLSEDATAVGIDFSSEQLRLATENAPDAALLQSDMTELPFEDDSFDAVVAYWSLIHVPIDDHQAVIDEFARVLRPGGRVLVCEGTNEWVGDNPDWLDSGVEMQWEIAGADETREQLETAGFEITDSWGVPETLEEDEDESSEAESEDDHPWTLFAGELSRK, encoded by the coding sequence ATGGTCGAGAAAGACGCCGTCCGTCGGTCCTACGACGAGCTAGCAGAGACGTACGCCGCGTACCGGTCCGAGAACGGCGTCGGGATGGATGTACTCGCGGAGTTTCTCGACTCGCTGGCTGAACTTGAGTCGGAGCGCGACTCGTACAGCATTCTCGACGCTGGCTGTGGACAGGGAACGCCGATTCTGCGACGACTCAGCGAGGACGCGACTGCTGTCGGCATCGACTTCTCGAGCGAGCAACTGCGACTGGCGACGGAGAACGCCCCCGACGCCGCCCTCCTCCAGAGCGACATGACGGAACTGCCGTTCGAAGACGATAGCTTCGACGCCGTCGTCGCCTACTGGTCGCTGATTCACGTGCCGATAGACGACCATCAGGCTGTCATCGATGAATTCGCCCGCGTTTTGCGCCCTGGTGGCCGAGTCCTCGTCTGTGAAGGCACCAACGAGTGGGTCGGCGACAACCCCGACTGGCTCGACAGCGGCGTCGAGATGCAGTGGGAAATTGCGGGCGCGGACGAGACGCGGGAGCAATTAGAGACTGCTGGCTTCGAGATTACGGACAGTTGGGGCGTTCCGGAGACGCTGGAAGAAGACGAGGACGAGTCCAGCGAAGCGGAGTCCGAAGACGACCACCCGTGGACGCTGTTCGCTGGAGAACTCAGCAGAAAGTAG
- the citZ gene encoding citrate synthase has product MSDEVKKGLEGVVVAESGLSYINGDEGRLVYRGYEIEDLANEASYEEVLYLLWHGELPTEDELAEFADSMAAERELDDDVLDTVRKLAEADEEPMAALRTAISNLSAYDPDDSSGDPTDREVNLRKGRRITAKVPTIIAAFKRIRNGNDPVSPREDLNHAENFLYMLNDEEPDEVLAETFDMALVLHADHGLNASTFSAMVTSSTLADLHSAVTSATGTLAGSLHGGANANVMRMLKDVDDSEMDPLDWVKNALDEGRRVAGFGHRVYNVKDPRAKILGAKSEELGEAAGDTKWYEMSATIEQYMQDEKGLAPNVDFYSASTYYQMGIPIDLYTPIFALSRVGGWIGHVLEQYEDNRLIRPRAKYTGADHQDYTPVDER; this is encoded by the coding sequence ATGTCAGACGAGGTCAAGAAAGGCCTAGAGGGTGTCGTCGTCGCAGAATCGGGACTGAGCTACATCAACGGCGACGAGGGCCGACTGGTCTATCGGGGCTACGAAATCGAGGACCTCGCCAACGAGGCGAGCTACGAAGAAGTGCTGTATCTGCTCTGGCACGGCGAACTTCCCACAGAAGACGAACTCGCGGAGTTTGCCGACTCGATGGCCGCCGAGCGCGAACTGGACGACGACGTACTCGACACGGTTCGCAAGCTCGCAGAAGCCGACGAAGAGCCGATGGCCGCGCTCCGCACGGCCATCTCGAACCTCTCGGCGTACGACCCGGACGACTCCTCTGGGGACCCGACCGACCGCGAAGTGAACCTCCGCAAGGGCCGACGCATCACCGCGAAGGTGCCTACCATCATCGCGGCGTTCAAGCGCATCCGCAACGGGAACGACCCGGTGTCCCCGCGTGAAGACCTCAACCACGCCGAGAACTTCCTCTACATGCTTAACGACGAGGAACCGGACGAAGTGCTGGCCGAGACGTTCGACATGGCGCTCGTCCTCCACGCCGACCACGGCCTGAACGCCTCGACGTTCTCCGCGATGGTCACCTCTTCGACGCTCGCAGACCTCCACAGCGCGGTCACCTCCGCGACGGGGACGCTCGCCGGAAGCCTCCACGGCGGTGCGAACGCCAACGTCATGCGCATGCTCAAAGACGTGGACGACAGTGAGATGGACCCGCTGGACTGGGTCAAGAACGCACTGGACGAAGGCCGCCGCGTGGCTGGCTTCGGCCACCGCGTCTACAACGTCAAGGACCCGCGCGCGAAGATTCTCGGCGCGAAGTCCGAGGAACTCGGAGAGGCCGCTGGCGACACCAAGTGGTACGAGATGTCGGCGACCATCGAGCAGTACATGCAGGACGAGAAAGGTCTCGCGCCGAACGTGGACTTCTACTCGGCTTCGACCTACTACCAGATGGGCATCCCGATAGACCTCTACACCCCCATCTTCGCGCTGTCCCGTGTCGGCGGTTGGATTGGCCACGTGCTGGAGCAGTACGAGGACAACCGCCTGATTCGACCGCGTGCGAAGTACACTGGTGCGGACCATCAGGACTACACGCCGGTGGACGAGCGGTAG
- a CDS encoding MFS transporter encodes MRDVLADYRGFDRPVYVVAAARFLNVLGSGLVYPFATLYFYGVVGIPFTLVGTGLLANSVATAVGTVVGGSLADTYGRKPVMVASMALSAPTLAAYALVGDAASFIAVASAAGFAAGLFAPASQAMVADLTADAERDRAYGLLKVASNAGFGSGFVVGGLLYGVAHVAVFVADGATSAVVAVLLAGALPSVGASGSDVGQSKSFTATVRNWTRTVTQPTILALAVLNVGFAIAYAQMQSTVPVFAEQAFGLTSEQLGTLYVLNPLVIVLFQLPAVSWVQSWRRTRGLALSACSWAASFVAIVLAHGAPWLLGVGLVGAFLVLRTVGEIFHAPLITALASDVGRVEERGSQLSVLEVAKRLGFGIGPVLGGLFFDYGAEALLWPALVGLSLLLGVASLALETRVSPSANGRATVE; translated from the coding sequence ATGCGCGACGTTCTCGCCGACTACCGTGGGTTCGACCGCCCGGTTTACGTCGTCGCGGCCGCCCGATTCTTGAACGTCCTCGGGTCGGGACTGGTCTACCCCTTCGCCACGCTCTACTTCTACGGCGTCGTCGGCATCCCGTTCACGCTCGTCGGCACCGGCCTGCTGGCCAACAGCGTCGCGACTGCCGTGGGCACAGTCGTCGGTGGCTCGCTGGCCGACACCTACGGTCGCAAGCCAGTGATGGTAGCGAGCATGGCACTCTCCGCGCCGACGCTGGCGGCCTACGCGCTCGTCGGCGACGCGGCGAGTTTCATCGCGGTCGCCAGCGCGGCTGGATTCGCCGCCGGACTGTTCGCACCCGCGAGTCAGGCGATGGTGGCCGACCTGACAGCCGACGCGGAGCGCGACCGGGCGTACGGCCTGCTGAAAGTCGCCAGCAACGCGGGGTTCGGAAGCGGGTTCGTGGTCGGTGGACTGCTCTACGGCGTGGCCCACGTCGCGGTGTTCGTCGCCGACGGTGCGACGAGCGCAGTCGTCGCGGTTCTGCTCGCTGGCGCGCTTCCGAGCGTCGGCGCGAGCGGGAGCGACGTTGGCCAGAGCAAATCGTTCACAGCGACCGTCCGAAATTGGACGCGCACGGTCACGCAACCGACGATTCTCGCGCTGGCCGTCCTGAACGTCGGGTTCGCCATCGCCTACGCGCAGATGCAGAGTACAGTCCCCGTCTTCGCCGAGCAGGCGTTCGGTCTGACCAGCGAGCAGTTGGGGACGCTGTACGTCCTCAACCCGCTCGTCATCGTCCTGTTTCAGCTTCCAGCGGTCTCGTGGGTCCAGTCGTGGCGACGGACGCGCGGGTTGGCGCTGTCGGCTTGCTCCTGGGCGGCGAGTTTCGTGGCTATCGTGCTGGCCCACGGCGCGCCGTGGTTGCTCGGGGTGGGACTCGTCGGCGCGTTCCTCGTCCTACGGACCGTGGGCGAAATCTTCCACGCGCCGCTGATTACGGCGCTCGCCAGCGACGTGGGGCGCGTCGAGGAGCGCGGCTCCCAACTGTCGGTGCTGGAAGTCGCCAAGCGACTCGGCTTCGGCATCGGACCGGTTCTCGGGGGACTGTTCTTCGACTACGGGGCCGAGGCGTTGTTGTGGCCCGCGCTGGTTGGACTTTCGCTACTACTTGGCGTGGCGTCGCTCGCGCTGGAGACGCGGGTGTCGCCGAGCGCGAACGGGCGAGCGACCGTAGAGTGA
- a CDS encoding GNAT family N-acetyltransferase, translating to MQIRRVRADESEVERYVSECWEPYHEDLSGAVAGHALVDANRRAVVEHHQQLLESPSSRLWVALDAASDSTTALSATDATFAGFVRTSVESSPQTFDWPDQLVIHDLWVRESYRGSKVVEELVARAIRQARENGCERLTLNVGIDNERAVTFFEKLGFETQGYRMDVSLEDVALERDENSLQSGNSLSDDDSSFHLRRLRVDEDVMHRFVEKCWMPFWQDLGEAVGEEHLSPDLDRNRLVENLLEEYDVPNRRCWVVLDEAEDPTKGLDEIDAVFAGWLNAGFEPTDRFLDAPERLFVGNLYLQPAYRGSGLANRVMARAVQYAREERCVELTLGVETDNERASAYYEKLGFEPRRQRMSVPLDSIEL from the coding sequence ATGCAAATCCGGCGGGTTCGCGCCGACGAGTCGGAAGTAGAACGCTACGTTTCGGAGTGTTGGGAACCGTACCACGAGGACTTGAGTGGTGCCGTCGCCGGACACGCTCTGGTGGACGCCAACCGGCGAGCAGTCGTGGAACACCACCAACAACTACTCGAATCACCGTCGAGTCGTCTTTGGGTTGCACTGGACGCCGCCAGCGATTCGACTACGGCACTGTCGGCGACCGATGCGACGTTCGCCGGATTCGTGAGGACGAGCGTCGAGTCGTCACCTCAGACGTTCGACTGGCCCGACCAGCTTGTGATTCACGACCTCTGGGTACGCGAATCGTACCGCGGGTCGAAAGTCGTCGAAGAACTGGTTGCACGCGCGATTCGACAGGCGCGCGAGAACGGTTGTGAACGTCTGACGCTCAATGTCGGTATCGACAACGAGCGGGCCGTCACGTTCTTCGAAAAACTCGGCTTCGAGACTCAGGGCTATCGAATGGACGTGTCTCTCGAAGACGTGGCTCTCGAACGGGACGAGAACTCGCTACAGAGCGGGAACTCGCTAAGCGATGACGACTCGTCGTTCCATCTTCGCCGACTTCGCGTCGATGAAGACGTGATGCATCGGTTCGTCGAGAAGTGCTGGATGCCGTTCTGGCAGGACTTGGGCGAGGCTGTCGGTGAAGAACACCTCAGTCCGGACCTGGACCGAAACCGACTCGTCGAGAACCTGCTCGAAGAGTACGACGTGCCGAACCGACGGTGTTGGGTCGTGCTCGACGAGGCCGAGGACCCGACAAAGGGCTTGGACGAAATCGACGCAGTCTTCGCTGGCTGGCTGAACGCCGGATTCGAACCGACCGACCGGTTTCTCGACGCGCCGGAACGACTGTTCGTCGGGAATCTGTACCTCCAACCGGCGTACCGGGGGTCAGGATTGGCCAACCGCGTGATGGCGCGGGCCGTGCAGTACGCACGTGAAGAGCGGTGTGTCGAACTGACGCTCGGCGTGGAAACGGACAACGAGCGAGCGAGTGCGTACTACGAGAAACTCGGCTTCGAACCACGACGACAGCGGATGTCCGTCCCACTCGATTCGATTGAGCTGTGA
- a CDS encoding potassium channel family protein codes for MEPSADVEYEPVSVKAVLAEMKDTAELLIDLSFSAVLNGSDDIAREVLDLEARMDVLQLRARMSLLMAARSPEDAEQLAPVLGVVGAAEKISDAAGDIAKVVLEDIGLPDAMRAALPEAVETLVRAEVVPDSALADHTLGDINIETETGVRVIAIHRGNDWITNPDRDTRIEPSDTVLLRGPEEGVADVYERATGDSYEPPDAPESNVGDLERAVDSIVLMKDVSELAVDLAYGSVLFDSEDVAEEVVELEAEVDALKSRFEAWTLQAASRVDDPVSLRGLVHLANSTEVISDAAVEISEGVLRGLGTHPVVEQAVEESDEVIVRLTVAPGSEFDGVTLGDRAVKTETGMRVLAVRRSKDETRERRPARADREWVIQPGPETELHAGDVFLAKGTRSGAERLVELTGEDPEEAEFPD; via the coding sequence ATGGAACCGTCGGCGGACGTAGAGTACGAACCCGTCAGCGTCAAAGCCGTGCTGGCGGAGATGAAAGACACCGCCGAGTTGCTCATCGACCTGTCGTTCTCGGCCGTTCTCAACGGCAGCGACGACATCGCTCGCGAGGTTCTGGACCTCGAAGCTCGGATGGACGTGCTCCAGTTGCGCGCCCGAATGAGCCTGCTGATGGCCGCCCGAAGCCCCGAAGACGCCGAACAACTGGCCCCCGTCTTGGGGGTCGTCGGTGCGGCGGAGAAGATTAGCGACGCCGCGGGCGACATCGCCAAAGTCGTCCTCGAAGATATCGGTCTGCCCGACGCGATGCGGGCCGCGCTCCCCGAAGCAGTCGAGACGCTCGTTCGCGCCGAAGTCGTCCCCGACTCCGCGCTCGCCGACCATACACTCGGCGACATCAATATCGAAACCGAGACCGGCGTCCGCGTCATCGCCATCCACCGCGGGAACGACTGGATTACGAACCCGGACCGAGACACTCGCATCGAACCCAGCGACACAGTACTCCTGCGCGGCCCGGAGGAGGGAGTCGCCGACGTGTACGAGCGCGCTACCGGTGACTCGTACGAACCACCGGACGCCCCAGAGTCGAACGTCGGCGACCTCGAACGCGCCGTCGATTCTATCGTCCTGATGAAAGACGTGAGCGAACTCGCGGTCGATTTGGCGTACGGGAGCGTCCTCTTCGACAGCGAGGATGTCGCCGAGGAAGTCGTGGAACTCGAAGCCGAAGTGGACGCGCTCAAGTCGCGCTTCGAGGCGTGGACGCTACAAGCCGCGAGTCGAGTGGACGACCCAGTGAGCTTACGGGGTCTGGTTCACCTCGCCAACAGCACCGAGGTCATCAGCGACGCGGCGGTCGAAATCAGCGAAGGCGTCCTCCGTGGTCTCGGCACCCATCCCGTGGTCGAGCAGGCAGTCGAAGAGAGCGACGAAGTCATCGTTCGCCTCACCGTGGCTCCCGGAAGCGAGTTCGACGGCGTGACCCTCGGCGACAGAGCAGTGAAAACTGAGACGGGTATGCGCGTCCTCGCGGTTCGGCGGTCGAAGGACGAGACCAGAGAGAGGAGGCCCGCCAGAGCGGACCGCGAGTGGGTCATCCAACCCGGCCCCGAGACCGAACTCCACGCTGGCGACGTGTTCCTCGCCAAGGGGACTCGCTCGGGTGCCGAGCGACTGGTGGAGTTGACCGGCGAAGACCCCGAAGAAGCGGAGTTTCCGGATTAA
- a CDS encoding DUF7536 family protein translates to MSQNVPERPRTNFAAALNVRQNAIRGFTFAVLFTIAVLALFVFLPGTTRPTPYYVGLGFVLASSLGALATTVLTLVSAYRLAQEEEVT, encoded by the coding sequence GTGTCACAGAACGTCCCCGAGCGCCCCCGCACCAACTTCGCGGCGGCGCTGAACGTCCGCCAGAACGCGATTCGCGGGTTCACCTTCGCGGTCTTGTTCACCATCGCGGTACTGGCGCTGTTCGTCTTCCTACCGGGGACGACACGCCCGACGCCGTACTACGTCGGCCTCGGGTTCGTACTCGCTTCGTCGCTCGGCGCGCTGGCGACGACAGTCTTGACCCTGGTTTCTGCGTATCGGCTGGCCCAAGAGGAAGAAGTCACTTAA
- a CDS encoding gamma-glutamylcyclotransferase family protein codes for MDVFVYGTLTDPTRVARVVSEFEFLGAAALDGMHSVEGQYPTLAPGGSVEGRVLRTTDVEALDAYEGVPSGLYSRLQVPREDDDQKPVELYVGDPEKLGADASWPGEGSLTERVASYVREQGVVVRTDDRT; via the coding sequence ATGGACGTGTTCGTCTACGGGACGCTGACCGACCCCACGCGAGTCGCACGCGTCGTTTCTGAGTTCGAGTTCCTCGGTGCGGCAGCGTTGGACGGGATGCACAGCGTCGAGGGACAGTATCCGACGCTCGCGCCCGGCGGGTCGGTGGAGGGGAGAGTGCTTCGAACGACCGACGTCGAAGCACTGGATGCGTACGAAGGAGTCCCCTCCGGGTTGTACTCACGTCTGCAAGTTCCGAGGGAGGACGACGACCAGAAACCCGTCGAACTCTACGTCGGCGACCCCGAGAAACTCGGGGCGGACGCGTCGTGGCCCGGCGAGGGGTCGCTAACCGAGCGAGTCGCCTCCTACGTCCGAGAACAGGGGGTCGTGGTTCGAACCGACGACCGAACGTGA